The Hyphococcus flavus genome contains a region encoding:
- a CDS encoding xanthine dehydrogenase family protein molybdopterin-binding subunit, with product MTEVLDRRRFLKVSMIGGAFVAALPLASCGRETDAVSGAEPPSASNLRSEKLGLFITIKADNSIVIGAPNMEMGQGTFTSMPMMIAEELDADWSNTSVELMPLMLKKLAENEEGSDAATKGFDYFHAYQGAGGSQSVKKNYTYLREAGAAIRNRLVRAAAARLGVPETALRTEDSYVIYDGGERIPYGDLIEAAAALEDSESVALKSPEEFRIIGTHRRIMGAHDIVTGAPVFGIDQQFEGMLHAVVARSPYFQSEALRFDDAAARAVPGVVDIIQIPRIWPERGSTELLSLHGGVAVIAETLWSAMKARRLLDIEWDTGEFAEESTAASEADYRRFLASDGSEGEVMREDGDVETALSGATRIVEAQYSSKTLTHVCMEPHSAAADMRDGIWTVRASHQFPDRLAYCVAEVAGIEPTQATIETARLGGGFGRKYPTDYGSEAIWLSHRLRRPVKVTWTREDDIQQDAFNRPCMSKFRAGLNANGEVVGWDHLIAAYGAHIHVFPAGMIENFRARSYYPPSGMWFGAWRGPGHNTMGFMLQSFIDEVAEAAGKDPLQMRLEVLSPDRKLPYPGWGADFYDTGRDANVLRVAAANSEWSDRNALPSGHGRGIASHFTFGSYCAHVVDVRVEDGELEILRIVTAIDCGQAVNRLGIEAQMEGGALDGVSVALHQAIHVENGQVVEKNFDTYRLMRINEAPKEINVHIIDSDEHPTGTGELSLPPIIPALTNAIYHATGKRIRDLPIANQLQA from the coding sequence ATGACAGAAGTGCTTGATAGACGACGATTCCTGAAGGTCAGCATGATTGGCGGCGCATTTGTCGCCGCACTGCCGCTTGCATCATGTGGACGTGAAACCGACGCAGTTAGCGGTGCCGAGCCGCCAAGCGCATCAAATCTACGTAGTGAAAAGCTCGGACTTTTTATCACTATCAAGGCCGACAACTCCATTGTTATTGGCGCGCCGAATATGGAGATGGGGCAGGGCACGTTCACATCGATGCCAATGATGATTGCCGAGGAATTAGACGCGGACTGGAGCAACACCAGCGTCGAGTTAATGCCGCTTATGCTGAAAAAGTTGGCTGAAAATGAAGAGGGCAGCGATGCCGCAACCAAGGGTTTTGACTATTTCCATGCTTATCAGGGCGCTGGCGGCAGTCAAAGTGTAAAAAAGAATTATACCTATCTCCGCGAAGCCGGCGCAGCGATCAGAAATCGGTTGGTTCGTGCAGCGGCTGCACGCCTTGGCGTGCCGGAAACTGCACTGCGTACGGAAGACAGCTATGTTATTTACGATGGCGGCGAACGCATACCATATGGCGATTTGATCGAAGCTGCAGCAGCTTTAGAGGATTCAGAAAGCGTCGCTCTGAAATCTCCGGAAGAATTCCGTATTATTGGCACCCATCGTCGTATCATGGGCGCTCATGACATAGTCACCGGCGCGCCTGTATTCGGTATCGATCAGCAGTTTGAAGGAATGCTGCATGCCGTTGTTGCCCGGTCACCTTATTTCCAGAGCGAGGCGTTGCGTTTTGATGATGCTGCAGCCCGCGCTGTCCCTGGCGTTGTTGATATTATTCAAATTCCGCGGATATGGCCCGAACGCGGCAGCACAGAACTCTTGTCACTTCATGGTGGTGTAGCAGTAATTGCTGAGACGCTCTGGAGCGCAATGAAAGCACGCCGACTGCTTGATATTGAATGGGATACTGGTGAATTCGCCGAAGAAAGTACGGCTGCAAGTGAGGCGGATTATCGCCGTTTTTTAGCGAGTGATGGTTCGGAAGGCGAGGTTATGCGTGAGGACGGCGATGTGGAGACAGCGCTATCTGGCGCCACTCGCATTGTCGAGGCTCAATATTCATCCAAAACATTAACGCATGTTTGCATGGAACCGCATAGCGCAGCCGCAGATATGCGCGATGGCATTTGGACAGTGCGCGCTTCACATCAGTTCCCGGACAGGCTGGCGTATTGCGTTGCTGAAGTTGCAGGAATTGAACCGACCCAGGCAACAATTGAGACTGCCCGACTCGGCGGAGGATTCGGTCGAAAGTATCCGACCGATTATGGCAGCGAAGCTATATGGCTATCCCACCGGTTACGGCGGCCGGTGAAAGTAACATGGACGCGCGAAGATGACATTCAGCAGGATGCATTTAACCGGCCGTGCATGAGTAAATTTCGAGCCGGCTTGAATGCAAATGGTGAGGTCGTTGGATGGGATCATCTTATCGCGGCGTACGGGGCTCATATTCATGTATTCCCAGCGGGAATGATCGAAAATTTCCGTGCACGGAGCTATTACCCCCCTTCCGGCATGTGGTTTGGCGCCTGGCGCGGCCCGGGTCACAACACCATGGGCTTCATGTTGCAGAGTTTTATCGATGAAGTGGCTGAGGCTGCAGGCAAAGATCCCCTTCAGATGCGTCTTGAAGTTCTGTCGCCTGACCGAAAGCTGCCCTATCCCGGCTGGGGCGCAGACTTCTATGACACTGGGCGTGACGCGAATGTTTTACGGGTGGCGGCTGCGAACTCAGAGTGGTCTGACCGCAATGCATTGCCTTCAGGGCATGGCAGGGGGATCGCATCACATTTTACTTTCGGTAGCTATTGCGCGCATGTCGTTGATGTGCGTGTTGAAGATGGCGAGCTTGAAATTCTGCGGATCGTTACAGCAATTGATTGTGGCCAGGCGGTTAATAGGCTGGGCATTGAAGCACAGATGGAAGGCGGCGCATTAGATGGCGTTTCTGTTGCGCTTCACCAAGCTATTCATGTTGAAAACGGGCAAGTGGTTGAAAAGAATTTCGACACTTACCGGTTGATGCGCATCAACGAAGCGCCGAAAGAAATTAACGTCCATATTATCGACAGCGACGAACATCCGACAGGCACGGGCGAGTTAAGTCTGCCGCCGATCATACCGGCGCTCACAAATGCAATTTACCACGCAACAGGAAAACGTATTCGTGACCTGCCAATCGCCAATCAATTGCAGGCGTAA
- a CDS encoding (2Fe-2S)-binding protein — translation MVQFTVNGKTMNYDGDPDMPLLWYLREDADLKGTKFGCGIAQCGACTVHLNGQAFRSCVVPMASVEGAEIVTIEGLADGENLHPVQEAWIEEDVPQCGYCQAGQIMATADLLSRNDNPSDDDINTNITNICRCGTYYRIRKAIHRAAEIQRDRNG, via the coding sequence ATGGTCCAGTTTACGGTCAATGGCAAAACGATGAACTATGACGGCGATCCGGATATGCCGCTCTTATGGTATCTGCGTGAAGACGCCGACCTTAAAGGCACGAAATTTGGATGCGGTATCGCCCAATGCGGGGCTTGTACCGTGCACCTCAACGGACAGGCGTTTCGTTCTTGCGTTGTGCCGATGGCCTCAGTGGAGGGCGCAGAGATTGTCACAATCGAGGGATTGGCTGACGGTGAAAACCTGCATCCGGTGCAAGAAGCATGGATCGAGGAAGACGTGCCGCAATGCGGATACTGTCAGGCAGGCCAGATCATGGCGACGGCCGACCTGCTCTCACGCAATGACAACCCCAGCGATGACGATATCAATACTAACATCACCAATATCTGCCGTTGCGGCACGTATTACAGAATTCGAAAGGCAATACACCGCGCCGCAGAAATACAGCGAGACAGAAACGGGTAA
- a CDS encoding XdhC family protein, which yields MKSSYAEDVLPPLLRWREEGLKTTLVTLVNIEGSSPRPLGSQMAVAENGDSIGVITGGCAEAAIVFEAQEAMKSGENRCVRYGEGSPYMDIRLPCGSGIDVFFDACFSDEHLTKLLSAQKERRQMTMNFDVEALTASIHESKISQQEFAEGKYAKLYNPPVRLLAAGKGFILPYVAQFAKALSIETHAYSPEEETLEHAAPFCTSTTHLTNGSGFVSANIDRWTAIVTLFHEHEWEASILSSALKSECFYLGALGSRRTHQERLEVLRMQGVDETSFERIRGPVGLDIKAKSPPEIAVSIVAEIIETQRLKGLA from the coding sequence ATGAAGTCGAGCTACGCTGAGGATGTCCTGCCGCCGCTGCTACGTTGGCGCGAAGAGGGATTGAAAACAACTCTCGTTACCCTTGTAAACATCGAAGGGTCTTCGCCACGTCCATTGGGTAGTCAGATGGCGGTGGCGGAAAATGGTGATTCTATAGGTGTCATCACCGGTGGGTGCGCCGAAGCTGCAATTGTATTTGAAGCCCAAGAAGCCATGAAGAGCGGCGAAAACCGCTGCGTGCGATATGGCGAAGGCTCGCCCTATATGGATATCCGTTTGCCGTGTGGCTCAGGTATCGACGTATTCTTTGACGCATGTTTCAGCGATGAGCATTTAACGAAACTGTTGTCTGCGCAGAAAGAGCGGCGTCAAATGACAATGAATTTTGACGTTGAGGCGCTCACCGCTTCGATTCATGAGTCAAAAATCAGTCAACAAGAGTTTGCCGAAGGAAAATACGCAAAACTCTATAATCCGCCAGTGCGTCTTCTGGCGGCTGGAAAAGGATTCATTTTGCCGTATGTCGCGCAATTCGCGAAAGCGCTTAGTATTGAAACACATGCCTACTCACCGGAAGAAGAAACCCTCGAACACGCAGCGCCGTTTTGCACCAGCACCACTCATCTTACCAATGGATCCGGTTTCGTCAGCGCTAACATAGACCGCTGGACAGCAATCGTTACTTTATTTCATGAACATGAATGGGAAGCGAGCATTTTAAGTTCAGCACTGAAAAGTGAATGCTTTTATCTTGGCGCATTAGGAAGCCGCCGCACTCATCAGGAACGGCTTGAGGTGTTGCGGATGCAGGGTGTTGACGAAACGTCTTTCGAAAGAATTCGCGGACCCGTCGGTCTTGATATCAAGGCAAAATCACCACCGGAGATTGCTGTATCTATCGTTGCGGAAATAATTGAAACGCAACGTTTAAAAGGTCTGGCATGA
- a CDS encoding nucleotidyltransferase family protein: MNLKNYSAIVVAAGLSSRFGPENKLFAEVAGAPLLKHALASIERAQIGNIIVVINEDSRRMRRLCAVASSIVVNSAPEQGLGTSIALGASALSDETQGVFICLGDMPLVPGFMFQELAQKASLDSQADAVAPFCKGRRGHPVLFHPRHISSLRTLKGDKGARPLVEENNFIMRKLETDEEGVLIDVDTPASLRSAAQRLNV; the protein is encoded by the coding sequence ATGAATCTTAAAAACTATAGCGCCATAGTTGTTGCTGCTGGTTTATCATCAAGATTCGGGCCTGAGAACAAACTCTTCGCAGAAGTTGCGGGCGCGCCCTTGCTAAAGCATGCGTTGGCGTCCATTGAGCGCGCTCAGATCGGAAATATCATCGTTGTAATAAACGAGGATAGTCGCCGTATGCGCCGATTGTGTGCTGTCGCCAGCAGCATTGTGGTGAACTCGGCGCCGGAACAGGGTTTGGGTACGTCAATCGCTTTAGGCGCATCGGCTTTAAGCGACGAAACGCAAGGCGTGTTCATTTGTCTCGGAGATATGCCGCTTGTTCCCGGCTTTATGTTTCAGGAGCTTGCTCAGAAGGCGAGCCTGGACTCCCAGGCCGATGCAGTCGCTCCCTTTTGCAAGGGCCGTCGCGGTCATCCGGTTTTATTCCATCCGCGCCATATCAGCAGTTTACGGACTCTGAAGGGAGACAAGGGCGCGCGGCCTCTTGTCGAAGAAAACAATTTCATAATGCGGAAACTTGAAACAGATGAAGAAGGCGTACTGATAGATGTAGATACGCCGGCGAGTTTGCGAAGCGCAGCTCAGCGATTGAATGTCTGA
- a CDS encoding alpha/beta hydrolase yields the protein MRKTIKARVMFIAAVIFAGTMFLSTAKADALQNCSDVTLPVSIIAGGPKIYSLYGKLCHPGEGPSATVQVLVHGYTYDHRYWALPGFGDDYDYVKVANEAGFTTFAIDRLGSAGGSSRPPSALMTLQAGAVTLHDVVSAARDGGLPGGPYENVITVGHSAGTAIAWIEASLFQDVDGIIATGFGHPFGAVQGLVLNTLPAFLDSRLRPLVGLDLGYLTTTPGSREGLFYRVATSDPAVIAYDEATKGLGTSGEFLTLSTAELGTLAITAPVLFVMGQYDQIFCFGENLGGFVNCASDETLYASERIYFPLVTDFEAYVHEGAGHNINLHDGATNWFDRAADWASARFSD from the coding sequence ATGCGCAAAACGATAAAAGCCAGAGTAATGTTTATTGCCGCAGTGATATTTGCCGGGACAATGTTTTTGTCTACTGCGAAAGCGGATGCGCTTCAGAATTGCAGCGATGTCACGTTGCCGGTTTCCATTATAGCAGGCGGCCCGAAAATATATTCACTGTACGGAAAGCTGTGCCATCCGGGCGAGGGCCCATCGGCGACGGTTCAGGTGCTGGTGCATGGTTATACTTATGATCACCGATATTGGGCGTTGCCCGGTTTCGGCGACGACTATGATTATGTGAAGGTGGCTAATGAAGCGGGCTTTACAACATTCGCCATTGACCGATTAGGTTCGGCGGGTGGCAGCTCTCGTCCGCCCAGTGCGTTGATGACCTTACAGGCTGGCGCTGTCACACTGCATGATGTTGTTTCGGCCGCACGTGACGGAGGACTGCCGGGCGGACCCTATGAAAATGTCATTACAGTCGGACATTCGGCCGGGACAGCAATCGCCTGGATAGAGGCGTCGCTGTTCCAGGATGTCGACGGCATCATAGCTACAGGGTTCGGTCATCCATTCGGTGCTGTGCAAGGGCTGGTTTTAAATACGCTTCCCGCGTTCCTGGATTCGCGGTTGAGACCGCTGGTCGGGCTTGATCTCGGGTATCTGACGACCACGCCGGGCTCGCGAGAAGGGTTGTTTTACCGGGTGGCGACCAGCGATCCTGCAGTCATCGCATATGATGAAGCGACGAAAGGATTAGGGACATCCGGTGAATTTCTGACACTCTCCACGGCTGAGCTTGGAACGCTCGCCATTACCGCGCCCGTGCTCTTCGTTATGGGGCAGTACGATCAGATTTTTTGCTTCGGCGAAAATTTGGGCGGATTTGTGAATTGTGCATCCGATGAAACGCTTTACGCGTCAGAGCGTATCTATTTTCCGCTGGTAACCGACTTTGAGGCGTATGTTCACGAAGGGGCGGGTCACAATATCAACCTTCACGATGGCGCGACGAATTGGTTTGACCGCGCCGCCGATTGGGCAAGCGCCCGTTTTTCCGATTAA
- a CDS encoding YggT family protein — protein MIPMPFFSLIDAILQLYTLIVFVMVIMSWLIGFNVINRHNQIVDMIWRTLIALTEPALRPIRRMMPSLGGIDISPLVLLLGVFFLREMNMWLAARYGIS, from the coding sequence ATGATTCCGATGCCATTTTTTTCGCTGATCGACGCGATATTACAGCTCTATACATTGATCGTATTCGTCATGGTGATCATGTCGTGGCTGATAGGGTTTAATGTGATCAATCGGCATAATCAGATTGTCGATATGATCTGGCGCACATTAATCGCGTTGACGGAGCCAGCTTTGCGACCAATCAGGCGCATGATGCCGTCACTTGGCGGAATAGATATCTCACCGCTCGTATTGTTGCTTGGTGTCTTTTTCCTCCGCGAAATGAATATGTGGCTGGCTGCGAGGTATGGCATTTCCTAG
- a CDS encoding DUF167 family protein, whose amino-acid sequence MPVFSLRKNGAVLFIRVSTNAKKDDIVGVWRGPDGEERLSIRVMSPPDKGKANKAIIALLANAVDEPKSALTIASGETSRLKTVEMLADPATLAERLAKIIENAKNESKP is encoded by the coding sequence GTGCCCGTATTTTCTTTGCGCAAAAATGGTGCGGTCCTGTTCATTCGGGTCAGTACCAATGCAAAAAAAGATGACATTGTAGGTGTTTGGCGCGGACCGGACGGAGAAGAACGGCTCTCTATCAGGGTGATGTCGCCTCCCGATAAGGGGAAGGCGAACAAGGCAATCATAGCTTTATTGGCAAATGCGGTGGATGAACCGAAATCCGCACTGACCATTGCATCGGGTGAAACTTCCCGTTTAAAGACGGTGGAAATGCTCGCTGATCCGGCCACGCTGGCTGAACGATTGGCGAAGATTATCGAGAATGCAAAAAACGAAAGCAAACCATGA
- the folD gene encoding bifunctional methylenetetrahydrofolate dehydrogenase/methenyltetrahydrofolate cyclohydrolase FolD, translated as MTIIDGKAFALKLREKIAGAVRDIKSSCNIQPALAVVLVGEDPASQVYVRNKGIATEKAGMRSIEHKLAADASEDDVVSLVKKLNADEEVDGILVQLPLPDHISSERVINEIHPDKDVDGLTEANAGRLILGKTGLVPCTPQGSVMLAKSVRDNLSGLNAVVVGRSILVGKPLAMLLLAENCTVTMAHSRTKNLDEVCREADILCAAVGRPRMVEGRWVKEGATVIDVGINRIEEDGKTRLIGDVDFDSAKERAGAITPVPGGVGPMTIACLLRNTVIAAARRRGLGAVEV; from the coding sequence ATGACGATTATTGATGGAAAAGCCTTCGCATTGAAATTGCGTGAAAAAATTGCAGGCGCTGTAAGGGATATAAAGTCGAGTTGTAACATCCAGCCAGCGCTAGCTGTCGTTCTTGTGGGTGAGGATCCGGCTAGCCAAGTATATGTTCGCAATAAAGGAATTGCTACTGAAAAAGCTGGTATGCGTTCAATCGAACATAAGCTTGCCGCTGACGCCAGCGAAGACGATGTCGTTTCTCTGGTAAAAAAACTGAATGCTGATGAAGAAGTGGACGGCATCCTCGTTCAGTTGCCTTTGCCGGACCATATTTCATCGGAACGCGTTATAAATGAAATTCATCCCGACAAGGATGTTGACGGACTGACTGAAGCCAATGCAGGACGGCTCATTTTGGGAAAAACAGGACTTGTTCCGTGTACACCGCAAGGGTCGGTAATGCTGGCGAAATCCGTGCGCGACAATCTTTCAGGATTGAATGCCGTGGTGGTGGGCCGGTCCATACTCGTCGGCAAACCGCTCGCCATGTTGTTGCTGGCTGAAAACTGTACAGTCACGATGGCCCATTCCCGCACAAAAAACCTTGATGAGGTTTGTCGCGAGGCGGACATTTTGTGCGCCGCTGTGGGACGTCCACGCATGGTAGAGGGTAGATGGGTCAAAGAAGGCGCAACCGTCATCGATGTGGGGATCAACAGGATCGAAGAGGACGGAAAAACGCGCCTTATAGGAGACGTCGATTTTGACAGCGCCAAAGAGCGGGCCGGGGCCATCACGCCGGTTCCGGGCGGGGTTGGACCAATGACAATCGCATGCCTTTTGCGCAATACGGTCATTGCGGCGGCTCGCCGTCGCGGGCTTGGAGCGGTCGAAGTCTAG